A window of Kiritimatiellaceae bacterium contains these coding sequences:
- a CDS encoding right-handed parallel beta-helix repeat-containing protein — translation MKEILIAKILDDMSPIVFQALEACGDDAILKFQKGEYHFYPDQAFEKHYYISNNSASLKRIAFPVIGRKNLTIDGGGSRFIFHGEMMPFVVEKSSGITLKNFSVDWRRPFYSQGIITQVDDSGVEVKIDWEKYPFHMEGDQVVFDGEGWSHTLHDGIFEMDVRTGCPAWLSGDSLGRWMTAKDFSVTQIDAGTIRFNNKFERRAIVGNVLLLRHYSRLCPGIHLKQSRNIRIEQVELNHAGGMGVIAQFSEDIHLKNFTIRPTPGTDRMFSVTVDATHFVNCRGLIRIEDCHFENQMDDPANLHGTNTRIKERLDDYSVVTELVHNEQYGFEIAFPGDTLSFAHNDDLLVYASATVKAVEPINAQFCRIVFDEKLPDALRVSDVLDNQSWVADAHISGCFSHNNRARGYLLSTPGKIVLENNRIAAAGSAVKISGDANYWFESGAVRDVLIRNNAFGDCCYGPQGWGRAVIDIDPEISNPWKNRECYHRNIHIENNTFRTFDTGILYARSVDGITFKNNMVERTETYPMIRRMKALLTFDACKGIDVADNRIQAGIKEPLLENNEIPPSVG, via the coding sequence ATGAAAGAAATCCTCATCGCAAAAATCTTGGACGATATGTCGCCGATCGTTTTTCAAGCTTTGGAAGCATGCGGCGATGACGCGATCCTGAAATTTCAAAAAGGCGAATATCATTTTTATCCCGATCAGGCTTTTGAGAAGCACTATTACATCTCCAATAACAGCGCCAGTCTCAAACGCATCGCCTTCCCGGTTATCGGCAGAAAAAATCTTACCATTGACGGCGGCGGCTCCCGATTTATCTTCCACGGTGAAATGATGCCGTTTGTGGTCGAAAAATCGTCCGGCATCACACTGAAAAACTTTTCCGTCGATTGGCGCCGGCCTTTTTATTCACAAGGCATCATTACGCAGGTGGACGACAGCGGTGTTGAAGTAAAAATTGACTGGGAAAAATATCCGTTTCACATGGAAGGCGATCAGGTCGTTTTTGACGGCGAGGGCTGGTCACACACCTTGCACGACGGAATTTTTGAAATGGATGTCCGCACCGGCTGTCCCGCTTGGCTGAGCGGCGATTCACTGGGTCGCTGGATGACTGCAAAAGACTTCAGCGTTACTCAGATTGATGCCGGAACGATCCGGTTTAATAATAAGTTTGAGCGCAGAGCGATTGTCGGCAACGTGCTTCTGCTCCGTCATTATTCCAGACTCTGCCCTGGAATTCATCTGAAGCAGAGCCGGAATATCCGGATTGAACAAGTGGAGCTAAACCACGCCGGCGGAATGGGCGTCATCGCTCAGTTTTCTGAAGACATCCATCTGAAAAATTTCACCATCCGTCCGACTCCGGGAACGGACCGGATGTTTTCTGTCACGGTCGATGCCACTCATTTTGTCAATTGTCGCGGACTGATTCGCATCGAAGACTGTCATTTCGAAAACCAGATGGACGATCCGGCCAATCTTCATGGCACCAACACGCGCATCAAAGAACGTCTTGACGATTATTCAGTGGTTACTGAGCTGGTGCACAATGAACAGTATGGGTTTGAGATTGCGTTCCCTGGCGATACCCTGAGTTTCGCACATAACGACGATCTGTTAGTTTACGCGTCTGCAACCGTTAAAGCGGTGGAACCGATCAATGCGCAATTCTGCCGGATTGTTTTCGACGAAAAACTGCCGGACGCTTTGCGCGTGTCCGATGTGTTGGATAATCAGAGCTGGGTAGCGGATGCGCACATCAGCGGATGCTTCAGTCATAACAACCGAGCACGCGGTTACCTGCTTTCCACACCGGGTAAAATCGTTTTAGAAAACAACCGGATCGCTGCGGCGGGTTCCGCCGTGAAAATCAGCGGTGACGCCAATTACTGGTTTGAATCAGGCGCCGTGCGCGATGTGCTAATCCGCAATAATGCATTCGGTGATTGCTGTTACGGTCCGCAGGGTTGGGGACGTGCGGTGATCGATATTGATCCGGAAATTTCCAATCCATGGAAAAACCGGGAGTGCTACCACCGCAACATACACATCGAAAATAACACCTTCCGAACCTTTGACACCGGCATTCTCTACGCCCGTTCCGTGGATGGTATTACGTTCAAAAATAATATGGTCGAACGAACGGAGACCTATCCGATGATTCGCCGGATGAAGGCGCTTTTGACCTTCGATGCCTGCAAAGGAATTGATGTCGCTGACAACCGGATTCAGGCCGGAATTAAAGAGCCGTTGCTGGAAAACAACGAAATCCCGCCGTCTGTTGGCTAA